Proteins encoded by one window of Papio anubis isolate 15944 chromosome 7, Panubis1.0, whole genome shotgun sequence:
- the LOC101021137 gene encoding olfactory receptor 5AU1 yields MVVPSFSTTEHWRSMKGANLSQGIEFELLGLTTDPRLQKLLFVVFLGMYTATLLGNLVMFLLIHVSATLHTPMYSLLKSLSFLDFCYSSTVVPQTLVNFLAKRKVISYFGCMTQMFFYAGFATSECYLIAAMAYDRYAAICKPLLYPTVVSPEVCALLIVGSYSAGFLNSLIHTSCIFSLKFCGAYVVTHFFCDGPPILSLSCVDTSLCEILLFIFAGFNLLSCTLTILISYFLILNTILRMSSAQGRFKAFSTCASHLTAVCLFFGTTLFMYLRPRSSYSLTQDRTVAVIYTVVIPMLNPLIYSLRNKDVKEALIKVWGRKTME; encoded by the coding sequence ATGGTGGTGCCTTCTTTCTCCACCACAGAGCACTGGAGAAGCATGAAAGGGGCAAACCTGAGCCAAGGGATTGAGTTTGAGCTCTTGGGCCTCACCACTGACCCCCGGCTCCAGAAGCTGCTCTTCGTGGTGTTCCTGGGCATGTACACCGCCACTCTGCTGGGCAACCTGGTCATGTTCCTCCTGATCCATGTGAGTGCCACCCTGCACACACCCATGTACTCCCTCCTGAAGAGCCTCTCCTTCTTGGATTTCTGCTACTCCTCCACAGTTGTGCCCCAGACCCTGGTGAACTTCTTAGCCAAGAGGAAAGTGATCTCCTATTTTGGCTGCATGACTCAGATGTTCTTCTATGCGGGTTTTGCCACTAGTGAGTGCTATCTCATCGCTGCCATGGCCTATGACCGCTATGCTGCTATTTGTAAGCCCCTGCTCTATCCAACTGTCGTGTCTCCTGAGGTCTGTGCCTTGCTGATTGTGGGCTCCTACAGTGCAGGATTCCTCAATTCTCTTATCCACACTAGCTGTATCTTTAGTCTGAAATTCTGCGGTGCTTATGTGGTCACTCACTTCTTCTGTGATGGACCACCCATCCTGTCCCTGTCTTGTGTAGACACCTCACTGTGTGAGATCCTGCTCTTCATTTTTGCTGGTTTCAACCTTTTGAGCTGCACCCTCACAATCTTGATCTCCTACTTCTTAATTCTGAACACCATCCTGAGAATGAGCTCAGCCCAGGGCAGGTTTAAGGCATTTTCCACCTGTGCATCCCACCTCACTGCTGTCTGCCTCTTCTTTGGCACAACACTTTTTATGTACCTGCGCCCCAGGTCCAGCTACTCACTGACCCAGGACCGCACAGTTGCTGTGATCTACACAGTGGTTATCCCAATGCTGAACCCCCTCATCTACTCTTTGAGAAACAAGGACGTGAAGGAGGCTTTAATAAAGGTTTGGGGTAGGAAAACAATGGAATGA